Proteins co-encoded in one Acidobacteriota bacterium genomic window:
- the larE gene encoding ATP-dependent sacrificial sulfur transferase LarE, which translates to MTIARARIDRLEAVIRSRPKAVVAFSGGVDSTLLLRVCRDVLGPGNVVAVTGISQTYTPEEKRAARSAARALGVRHILVETDELACAAFAANPADRCYHCKRELFAKIAGLAKSLGAEAVYDASNVDDLDDYRPGRRATRELGVVSPLLEAGFAKRDVRALSKKLGLATWDKPANPCLASRVPYGTRITPEVLRRIEAGERFVRGLGFPVVRLRHHGDLARLEVPAADLARLVRPATARRIAARLRKLGYLWTAADVEGYRMGSLNRAVAGRAPASKAQR; encoded by the coding sequence ATGACCATCGCCCGCGCCAGGATCGACCGGCTCGAGGCCGTCATCCGCTCGCGGCCAAAGGCCGTCGTGGCCTTCTCCGGCGGAGTCGATTCGACCCTCCTGCTCCGGGTCTGCCGCGACGTCCTCGGCCCGGGCAACGTCGTCGCGGTGACCGGCATCTCGCAGACCTACACGCCCGAAGAGAAGAGAGCGGCCCGGAGCGCCGCCCGCGCCCTCGGCGTCCGGCACATCCTCGTCGAGACCGACGAGCTCGCCTGCGCCGCCTTCGCCGCCAACCCGGCCGACCGCTGCTATCACTGCAAGCGCGAGCTTTTCGCCAAGATCGCCGGCCTGGCCAAGAGCCTCGGCGCCGAGGCCGTCTACGACGCCTCGAACGTCGACGACCTGGACGATTACCGCCCCGGCCGCCGGGCGACCAGGGAGCTCGGCGTGGTCAGCCCGCTCCTCGAAGCCGGGTTCGCCAAAAGGGACGTCCGGGCCCTGTCGAAGAAGCTCGGCCTGGCGACCTGGGACAAGCCGGCCAACCCCTGCCTGGCCAGCCGTGTCCCGTACGGCACCCGGATCACGCCGGAGGTCCTGCGCCGGATCGAGGCCGGCGAGAGGTTCGTCCGGGGCCTGGGCTTCCCCGTCGTCCGGCTCCGCCACCACGGCGACCTGGCCCGCCTCGAGGTCCCGGCGGCCGACCTGGCCCGCCTCGTGCGACCGGCCACGGCCCGCCGGATCGCGGCCCGGCTGCGGAAGCTCGGCTATCTCTGGACCGCCGCCGACGTCGAGGGCTACCGGATGGGCAGCCTCAACCGGGCCGTCGCCGGCCGGGCCCCGGCTTCCAAGGCGCAGCGATGA
- the mnmA gene encoding tRNA 2-thiouridine(34) synthase MnmA, giving the protein MKIAVGLSGGVDSSVAALLLLREGHEVFGLIMKLWPGPGAPAAAKSACYGPDEAEDIRAAGDVCGRLGIPLRVIDCAADYESLVLRYFREAYAAGTTPNPCVRCNQLVKFGVLPAAARAAGLALDRFATGHYARIGRDAATGRYLLKRAVDPAKDQSYFLYRLSQAQLAETVFPLGELAKARVRALAREAGLAVHDRRESQDFYAGDIGDLVGPGPGDGEIVDRDGRVLGRHRGVGFYTIGQRKGLGLASPVPLYVVAIDAAANRLVVGPEHETLRREAVVRDCVWGPFEALTAPVRVRAKVRSGGRPAAAAISPFAEGLCRVDFDEPVAAVAPGQSAVFYDGETVVGGGVIESSS; this is encoded by the coding sequence ATGAAGATCGCCGTCGGCCTGAGCGGCGGGGTCGACTCCTCCGTCGCCGCCCTGCTTCTCCTCCGCGAGGGCCACGAGGTCTTCGGCCTGATCATGAAGCTCTGGCCCGGGCCGGGAGCCCCGGCCGCGGCCAAGAGCGCCTGCTACGGCCCCGACGAGGCCGAGGACATCCGCGCGGCCGGGGACGTCTGCGGCCGGCTCGGCATCCCGCTCCGGGTCATCGACTGCGCCGCTGATTACGAGAGCCTGGTCCTCCGTTATTTCCGCGAGGCCTACGCGGCCGGGACCACCCCCAATCCCTGCGTCCGCTGCAACCAGTTGGTCAAGTTCGGGGTCCTGCCCGCGGCGGCGCGGGCCGCGGGCCTGGCCTTGGACCGCTTCGCCACCGGCCACTACGCCCGGATCGGCCGCGACGCCGCGACCGGGCGATACCTGCTGAAGCGGGCGGTCGACCCGGCCAAGGACCAGTCGTATTTCCTCTACCGGCTGAGCCAGGCCCAGCTGGCCGAGACCGTCTTCCCTCTCGGCGAGCTGGCCAAGGCCCGGGTCCGGGCCCTGGCCCGCGAGGCCGGCCTGGCCGTCCATGACCGGCGGGAAAGCCAGGACTTCTACGCCGGCGACATCGGCGACCTCGTCGGCCCCGGCCCCGGCGACGGCGAGATCGTCGACCGCGACGGCCGCGTCCTCGGCCGCCACCGCGGCGTCGGCTTCTACACCATCGGCCAGCGCAAGGGCCTGGGCCTGGCCTCGCCCGTCCCCCTCTATGTCGTCGCCATCGACGCCGCCGCCAACCGGCTGGTCGTCGGCCCGGAGCATGAGACTCTGCGGCGCGAGGCAGTCGTCAGGGACTGCGTCTGGGGGCCGTTCGAGGCGCTGACCGCTCCCGTCCGGGTCCGGGCCAAGGTCCGGTCGGGCGGCCGGCCGGCCGCGGCGGCCATCTCCCCGTTCGCCGAAGGGCTCTGCCGCGTCGACTTCGACGAGCCCGTCGCCGCCGTGGCCCCCGGCCAGTCCGCCGTCTTCTACGACGGCGAGACGGTGGTCGGCGGCGGCGTCATCGAATCCTCTTCTTGA